The proteins below come from a single Corylus avellana chromosome ca3, CavTom2PMs-1.0 genomic window:
- the LOC132173416 gene encoding stigma-specific STIG1-like protein 1, with translation MELMKVIFIIAITMALTITLSLKSIGEVEEKPPFPHTDTSYTYPKEIFIKEKKILFPSKRLSRFLAEDSEDDAAHNCNKEDNEICYVNKAGRNSTCCNKKCTNTHTDKHNCGACKKKCKYTESCCRGQCVDLAYDKRHCGRCNHRCGRGEYCVYALCNYA, from the coding sequence ATGGAACTTATGAAGGTGATCTTCATAATCGCCATAACCATGGCTTTGACCATCACTCTCTCCCTGAAAAGCATTGGTGAAGTGGAAGAAAAACCTCCTTTCCCACACACTGATACTTCATACACTTACCCAAAAGAGATTTTcattaaggaaaagaaaatattattccCTTCCAAAAGGCTGAGCCGCTTCCTTGCAGAAGACAGCGAAGATGATGCAGCTCACAATTGCAACAAGGAAGACAACGAAATATGCTACGTTAATAAAGCAGGCAGAAACTCCACCTGCTGCAACAAAAAGTGCACGAACACGCACACCGACAAACACAACTGCGGCGCATGCAAGAAAAAATGCAAGTACACCGAGAGTTGCTGCAGAGGCCAGTGCGTGGATTTGGCGTACGACAAGAGGCATTGTGGGCGCTGCAACCACCGGTGTGGTCGTGGCGAGTATTGCGTATATGCACTTTGCAATTATGCATAA